From Maylandia zebra isolate NMK-2024a linkage group LG11, Mzebra_GT3a, whole genome shotgun sequence, one genomic window encodes:
- the LOC112435699 gene encoding uncharacterized protein LOC112435699, which yields MRRKRSSRSIFRDPYDVIERQRREGRPRIIQLESLTRRSRTLTQLFQGTLQTRLLASTRDDVNAKLESITGQLQLLVSEWEGFEAQREELVVWLTDMDVRLSEVDQLTGNTSEKLKQLQVWACFDMTHI from the exons atgaggaggaagagaagcagcaggagcatctttagggatccctatgatgtcattgag aggcagcggCGAGAGGGGAGACCTCGGATCATCCAGCTCGAgagcctgaccaggaggagtcgaacattaactcagctcttccagggcaccctgcagactcGGCTGTTGGCATCGACAAGGGATGACGTGAACGCcaaactggagtccatcacaggtcaactgcag ctccttgtctcagagtgggagggatttgaagcacaaagggaggagCTTGTCGTTTGGTTGACTGATATGGATGTCCGCCTGAgtgaggttgaccagctgacaggaaacaccagtgaaaaactgaaacaactgcaggtgtgggcttgttttgatatgacacatatttga